The genomic window CAGGGCATCTGGTGCGACGTAGAATTGCGCCCCAAGGCCGCCGTCGACATGCATTTCGTGAAAGCGCGCCGAGCCGGCCTCTGCCGGGATCAGAACAGGGGGAAACGCGCCCGGAATGCTGATCGCGGCCATGAGAATCTCGCGAACGAGTTCGAGCGCCTGCTGATCGCCTTTGCTGGCGATGGCGCCGATATCCCAGGCGACAGGCCGGCCAGCATCGAGGTTGGTGGTCAGAACGAACAGTCTGCGACCGCGCCTGTGCTCGGCGGCAACATCCGCAAGCAATTCCTTCGTAAACTGTTTTGCGACAAGCTCCTTCAGCGGCCAGGTGTCGAGCAGACTTTCGCCTTTGCCGCCGATCTCGAAGATGTCAGTGGCATTGATGGTTGTGTAGGCCGCGCGCAACTGGTCGTCGTATTTCGTGCCGGCAAATATAAAGGGCGCCATCAAGGCGCCCGTGCTGACGCCGGTGATGACTGAGAATTCCGGCCGCGTGCCCGCGGCGCTCCAGCCGGCGAGCAGGCCGGCGCCATAGGCGCCATCCTCGCCCCCGGTCGACAGGATCAGCCAGGGGCCGGAGGTCTGCGGCAACGCCCGGATAAAGTCCTGCGGTGAATCGGCCCAGAACCGTGCGTTCGGAATTCCCGGGATCACAGCCGCCGCCTGATCGGCTGCCGTGAATTCCTGCCGCGGAGCGATGGTGGGCTCTTCCGTCTTGGAGGACGGCGCGCGTTTTTGCGTTTTCTTGGCAGGGCCCTTTTGTATCTTCCTGCCAGATCGCTCCTGGCCGGAAAATTCGAGGAGGGGATCAGTTCGTGCGGAGGGCGATGCCAAATCCACGGCCCGGCTGGGCCGGGCATTTGCGGCGTTCAGGTCAAGAAAGACCGCCCCCATCAGTAGGGCTGAGAACAGGCCCGTCAGACTGACCATTGATGTCATCAAATGAGTCCGCATCGCGGTAATTTTGTAACAGGTGGTTCCACATGGCAATTCGGCACGGGTGCCGGCGGCTTTCATCCACATACGAAAGTTGATGCCCACAGTTTCAGAGAATGGTGGCAGGGCTGGGACACGGGAACGCTTGTTATTGTGTATGCACTGGGGTAAAGGGTCGCGCGTTCCCGCCGCGTCGCCATTTCGCACCGATTCCGGGGCTGTTTCGTGCTGGCGCCGTCCCACTGGCCGGCTGTGGTCCGGGGCGGGATTCCGCAAGGCGCGGGCGGCTATCCGTCCGCGCTCAGTCACTGAGGTGCGAGGCAGGGTCGGCATGAGCGAGCTTCTTCAGCAATATCTCCCGCTCGTGGTTTTCATTGCCGTTGCGCTGGGCCTGAGCGCCGCATTGCTGATCGCTCCCTTCATTGTCGCCTACAAGCAGCCGGATCCAGAAAAGTTGTCCGCATATGAATGCGGTTTCAATGCGTTCGATGACGCACGTATGAAATTCGACGTTCGCTTTTATCTGGTCGCCATCCTGTTCATCATTTTCGATCTGGAAGTCGCCTTCCTGTTCCCGTGGGCGGTGGCGTTCGGCAAGCTCGGTTTGTTCGGCTTCTGGTCGATGATGGTCTTTCTTGCGGTCCTGACCATCGGCTTTATCTATGAGTGGAAGAAGGGGGCGCTGGAATGGGATTGAGCGCGCACCCTGGGAATATCAAATGAGCGCGGTTATTGCTCCCGCCGCCAAAGGCATCATCGATCCGCGGACCGGAAAGCCGGCCGGCACGGATGATCCATTCTATGTCGGATTGAACCACGAGCTCTCCGACAAGGGATTCCTCGTCACCACCGCCGACGATCTCGTGACATGGGCGCGTACCGGCTCGCTGATGTGGATGACCTTCGGTCTCGCCTGCTGCGCGGTTGAGATGATGCAGATGTCGATGCCGCGCTACGACGCCGAGCGCTTCGGATTCGCGCCGCGCGCCTCGCCCCGGCAATCCGATGTGATGATCGTGGCCGGCACGTTGACGAACAAAATGGCGCCGGCTTTGCGCAAGGTCTATGACCAGATGCCGGAGCCGCGCTACGTGATCTCGATGGGATCATGCGCCAATGGCGGCGGCTATTATCACTATTCCTATTCGGTCGTACGCGGCTGTGACCGCATCGTGCCGGTTGACATCTACGTCCCAGGCTGTCCGCCCACGGCGGAGGCGCTGCTCTACGGCGTTCTGCTGCTGCAGAAGAAAATCCGCCGCGTTGGCACGATCGAGCGCTGAAGGTCGGTAATGCAGGATAAGCTTTCAGCTCTCGGTCAGACGATTGCCGACGCGGTTGCGGGATCGGTTATCGGACACGCCGTTGCGACCGGCGAACTCACCGTCACGGTGAAGGCGCAGGATATCGTCAAGGTCATGCGCTTCGTGCGCGACGATCCCCGCTGCCAGTTCGTGTGCTTTATCGATGCGACCGCGGTCGACTGGCCGGCCCGCGAAAAGCGTTTCGATGTCGTCTATCATCTGTTGTCGCCGAAGCTGAACGCGCGCATCCGCGTGAAGCTGGAAACTGATGAAGCGACTCCTGTGCCTTCCATCATCGAGGTGTTTCCGGGAGCCGACTGGTTCGAGCGCGAACTGTACGATCTTTACGGCGTGCTCATCACCGGCCACCCGGACATGCGCCGCCTGCTCACCGACTACGGCTTCGAAGGCCATCCCTTGCGCAAGGATTTCCCTCTCACCGGCTTTGTCGAGGTGCGCTGGGATGATTCGGTCAAGCGCGTGGTCTATGAGCCGGTGCGCCTGAACCAGGAATTCCGCAATTTTGATTTCCTGTCGCCCTGGGAAGGCACTGACTACCCTTTGCCGGGCGACGAGAAGGCCCAGGACGGGAAAGCCGGGAAGGGTAGCTGACGTGAAAGAAACCCTGAAACCGGGCCTCAAGCATCGCTTTAACTACCGTGTCCCGGACAACAAGACTGTTCCGCATCTCTATCCGGAAGCGGCGGATTTCCAGACCATGCCCCGGGTCCTCGCCACCGGCTATATGGTCGGATTGTTTGAATGGGCCTGCATCGACCTGATGAAGGAGCATCTCGATCCGGGCGAGGGCAGCTTGGGTATCCATGTTGACTTCAGTCATCTCGCAGCGACGCCGCCCGGGCTAACGGTGACGGTCGAGGCCGAATGCACCGCCGTCGACGGCAAGCGTTTGACCTTCCATGTGCGCGGCCATGATGGCGTCGACGTCATCGGCGAGGGCCGTCATGAGCGCGCAGTGGTGACCTGGGACAAGTTTAATGCGCGGGTCGCGGATAAAGCGGCCAAGGCAAGAGTGGCATGATGGCGAACGCTGCCTCTTATCGACAGTTACCCGGCGGCTGCCTGTGCGGCGGCGTGCGTTTTCGCGCAACCCCTAAGAATGGCGAATTCGGAGCCTGCCATTGCAGTATGTGCCGGAAGTGGACTGCCGGCCCGTTCCTCGCGCTGGAATGCGAAGGCCCGGTTGAATTCGAAAGCACAACGGCGTTGGGCGTCTATCGCTCGTCCGAATGGGCCGAGCGCGGCTTTTGCCGGCAATGTGGCACGCCGCTGTTCTACCGGCTCGTCGGGAAGGAATTCTACGCGGTGTCGACAGAGGCCTTCGACGACAGAAGCGGCTTCGCCTTCACAAGTCAGATCTTCATCGACGAGAAGCCGGCCTATTACGAATTCGCGAACAAGACGAAGACGATGACTGGCGCTGAGGTTTTTGCTGCCTTCGCGCAGGAAAACCAGTCAGCGGCGCAGGATTGATCGGTTACATTCGATGGCACAGACCGCCGAGCGCAATTTCACCATCAATTTCGGCCCGCAGCACCCGGCGGCGCACGGCGTGCTGCGCCTCGTGCTCGAGCTCGATGGCGAGATCGTCGAACGCGTCGATCCGCATATCGGCTTGCTCCATCGCGGCACCGAGAAGCTGATCGAGCACAAGACCTATCTGCAGGCGATCCCCTATTTCGACCGGCTCGATTACGTCGCGCCGATGAACCAGGAGCACGCCTTCTGCCTCGCGGCGGAGAAGCTGCTCGGTGTCACAGTCCCGAAGCGTGGGCAATTGATCCGCGTCCTCTATTGCGAGATCGGCCGGCTGCTGTCGCATCTGCTCAATGTCACCACGCAAGCGATGGACGTCGGCGCGCTGACCCCGCCGCTCTGGGGCTTCGAGCCGCGCGAGCAATTGATGGTATTCTACGAGCGCGCCTCCGGCTCGCGCATGCACGCAGCCTATTTCCGCGTCGGCGGCGTTCATCAGGACCTGCCGCAGAAGCTGATCAACGACATCGAAGCGTGGTGCGATCCGTTCCTGAAGACGCTCGACGATATCGACACGCTGCTCACCGGCAATCGCATCTTCAAGCAGCGCAATGTCGATATCGGCGTGGTGAAGCTGGAAGACGCCTGGGCCTGGGGCTTTTCGGGCGTGATGGTGCGCGGCTCCGGCGCCGCCTGGGATCTGCGCAAGGCGCAGCCCTACGAGTGTTACGGCGAGCTCGATTTCGACATCCCGGTAGGCAAGAACGGCGACTGCTACGACCGTTATCTCATCCGAATGGAGGAGATGCGCCAGTCGGTCCGCATCATGAAGCAGTGCATCGAGAAGCTGCGCGCGCCGGAAGGGCAGGGCCCGGTTTTGGTGGACGATAACAAGATCGTGCCACCCAGACGTGGCGAGATGAAGCGCACCATGGAGGCGCTCATCCATCACTTCAAGCTTTACACCGAAGGCTTTCACGTGCCTGCGGGCGAGGTCTATGCCGCGGTCGAGGCGCCCAAGGGCGAGTTCGGCGTCTATCTCGTCGCCGACGGCACCAACAAGCCCTACAAGTGCAAGATCCGCGCGCCCGGCTTTGCGCATCTGCAGGCGATGGATTTCATCTGCAAGGGCCACATGCTGGCCGACGTCTCCGCCATCCTCGGCTCGCTCG from Pseudorhodoplanes sp. includes these protein-coding regions:
- a CDS encoding GFA family protein translates to MANAASYRQLPGGCLCGGVRFRATPKNGEFGACHCSMCRKWTAGPFLALECEGPVEFESTTALGVYRSSEWAERGFCRQCGTPLFYRLVGKEFYAVSTEAFDDRSGFAFTSQIFIDEKPAYYEFANKTKTMTGAEVFAAFAQENQSAAQD
- a CDS encoding patatin-like phospholipase family protein — translated: MTSMVSLTGLFSALLMGAVFLDLNAANARPSRAVDLASPSARTDPLLEFSGQERSGRKIQKGPAKKTQKRAPSSKTEEPTIAPRQEFTAADQAAAVIPGIPNARFWADSPQDFIRALPQTSGPWLILSTGGEDGAYGAGLLAGWSAAGTRPEFSVITGVSTGALMAPFIFAGTKYDDQLRAAYTTINATDIFEIGGKGESLLDTWPLKELVAKQFTKELLADVAAEHRRGRRLFVLTTNLDAGRPVAWDIGAIASKGDQQALELVREILMAAISIPGAFPPVLIPAEAGSARFHEMHVDGGLGAQFYVAPDALQMSTSSFKLPATDLYIVVNMKLGTDFQVTERSTLGILGRTVSAAIKVVARNAIDRAFVLAQRSDVPFHLAFIDEAFSAPSRGPFDSDYMKALFDFGFAQGKSGLAFRNEPPDFFTRPTKAAR
- a CDS encoding thioesterase family protein; amino-acid sequence: MKETLKPGLKHRFNYRVPDNKTVPHLYPEAADFQTMPRVLATGYMVGLFEWACIDLMKEHLDPGEGSLGIHVDFSHLAATPPGLTVTVEAECTAVDGKRLTFHVRGHDGVDVIGEGRHERAVVTWDKFNARVADKAAKARVA
- a CDS encoding NADH-quinone oxidoreductase subunit A, with the protein product MSELLQQYLPLVVFIAVALGLSAALLIAPFIVAYKQPDPEKLSAYECGFNAFDDARMKFDVRFYLVAILFIIFDLEVAFLFPWAVAFGKLGLFGFWSMMVFLAVLTIGFIYEWKKGALEWD
- a CDS encoding NADH-quinone oxidoreductase subunit D; the protein is MAQTAERNFTINFGPQHPAAHGVLRLVLELDGEIVERVDPHIGLLHRGTEKLIEHKTYLQAIPYFDRLDYVAPMNQEHAFCLAAEKLLGVTVPKRGQLIRVLYCEIGRLLSHLLNVTTQAMDVGALTPPLWGFEPREQLMVFYERASGSRMHAAYFRVGGVHQDLPQKLINDIEAWCDPFLKTLDDIDTLLTGNRIFKQRNVDIGVVKLEDAWAWGFSGVMVRGSGAAWDLRKAQPYECYGELDFDIPVGKNGDCYDRYLIRMEEMRQSVRIMKQCIEKLRAPEGQGPVLVDDNKIVPPRRGEMKRTMEALIHHFKLYTEGFHVPAGEVYAAVEAPKGEFGVYLVADGTNKPYKCKIRAPGFAHLQAMDFICKGHMLADVSAILGSLDIVFGEVDR
- a CDS encoding NADH-quinone oxidoreductase subunit C, with the protein product MQDKLSALGQTIADAVAGSVIGHAVATGELTVTVKAQDIVKVMRFVRDDPRCQFVCFIDATAVDWPAREKRFDVVYHLLSPKLNARIRVKLETDEATPVPSIIEVFPGADWFERELYDLYGVLITGHPDMRRLLTDYGFEGHPLRKDFPLTGFVEVRWDDSVKRVVYEPVRLNQEFRNFDFLSPWEGTDYPLPGDEKAQDGKAGKGS
- a CDS encoding NADH-quinone oxidoreductase subunit B family protein codes for the protein MSAVIAPAAKGIIDPRTGKPAGTDDPFYVGLNHELSDKGFLVTTADDLVTWARTGSLMWMTFGLACCAVEMMQMSMPRYDAERFGFAPRASPRQSDVMIVAGTLTNKMAPALRKVYDQMPEPRYVISMGSCANGGGYYHYSYSVVRGCDRIVPVDIYVPGCPPTAEALLYGVLLLQKKIRRVGTIER